The following coding sequences are from one Streptomyces angustmyceticus window:
- a CDS encoding ABC transporter family substrate-binding protein translates to MKVSRYPVALVATLAVSSLALTACGGSDSDDDAQQKAPLGSSAVNIKATDPAKLKQGGTMNWAITTFATQWNISEVDGLQAGPTEVMKSLMPNLWRSDAHGVQTPNKAFLLDASSATVKGKQVVTWHLNPKAKWSDGTPITWKDIEANTKALDGHDKAFKVASSVGFDQVEDVKKGKDDYEAVMTFAKPFADWKGMFNAAANQPLYPAKYVSDPKAFNTAYVNKIPVTGNAFKLGSIDKSAKTVTVVADPKWWGDKPKLDKIVFHAMDTSSMPGAFANGEVDYFDVGGDSSAFKQASKVAAGEIREAGGPNYRQLTFNGTSAKLKDPKVRHALFMATDRETIAKSDLKGLGWKPSAMNNHLLISNQKGYQDNSGKLGKYDPQAAGKLLDEAGWKLSGKTRKKDGKELSLRFVIPSATPAATNEGSMLTQMYQQVGVKLQVQTVPANDFFDKYITPGDFDVSPYTLLGTPFPASGSTNIYTVKGGNNDAHVGSKKLDDLLNAASSNADDPAGALKQTNQADAEAWQLAGVLPLYQRPDIAAIKKNLVNMGALGMTDVVYEHIGFTK, encoded by the coding sequence GTGAAGGTCTCCCGATATCCCGTCGCCCTCGTCGCGACCCTCGCCGTGTCCTCGCTGGCACTGACCGCCTGCGGCGGCTCGGACAGCGACGACGACGCGCAGCAGAAGGCTCCCCTGGGCTCGTCCGCCGTCAACATCAAGGCCACGGACCCCGCGAAGCTCAAGCAGGGCGGGACGATGAACTGGGCCATCACCACCTTTGCCACCCAGTGGAACATCTCGGAGGTCGACGGCCTGCAGGCTGGCCCCACCGAGGTGATGAAGTCCCTCATGCCGAACCTGTGGCGCTCGGACGCCCATGGTGTGCAGACGCCCAACAAGGCGTTCCTGCTGGACGCCTCGTCGGCGACGGTCAAGGGCAAGCAGGTCGTCACCTGGCATCTGAACCCCAAGGCCAAGTGGTCCGACGGCACGCCGATCACCTGGAAGGACATCGAGGCCAACACCAAGGCCCTGGACGGCCACGACAAGGCGTTCAAGGTGGCCTCCAGCGTCGGCTTCGACCAGGTCGAGGACGTCAAGAAGGGCAAGGACGACTACGAGGCCGTCATGACCTTCGCCAAGCCGTTCGCGGACTGGAAGGGCATGTTCAACGCGGCGGCCAACCAGCCGCTGTACCCGGCGAAGTACGTCTCCGACCCGAAGGCATTCAACACCGCCTACGTCAACAAGATCCCGGTCACCGGCAACGCCTTCAAGCTCGGCAGCATCGACAAGTCCGCCAAGACCGTGACCGTCGTGGCCGACCCGAAGTGGTGGGGCGACAAGCCCAAGCTGGACAAGATCGTCTTCCATGCGATGGACACCAGCTCGATGCCCGGCGCCTTCGCCAACGGTGAGGTCGACTACTTCGACGTCGGCGGCGACTCCTCCGCCTTCAAGCAGGCATCCAAGGTGGCGGCCGGTGAGATCCGGGAAGCGGGCGGCCCCAACTACCGTCAGCTCACCTTCAACGGGACGAGCGCCAAGCTGAAGGACCCGAAGGTCCGCCATGCGCTCTTCATGGCCACCGACCGCGAGACGATCGCCAAGTCGGACCTCAAGGGCCTGGGCTGGAAGCCCTCCGCCATGAACAACCACCTTCTGATCTCCAACCAGAAGGGTTACCAGGACAACTCCGGCAAGCTCGGCAAGTACGACCCGCAGGCCGCCGGAAAGCTGCTCGACGAGGCGGGCTGGAAGCTCAGCGGCAAGACCCGTAAGAAGGACGGCAAGGAGCTGTCGCTGCGGTTCGTCATCCCTTCAGCCACCCCGGCGGCCACCAACGAAGGCTCGATGCTGACGCAGATGTACCAGCAGGTCGGCGTCAAGCTGCAGGTCCAGACGGTGCCGGCCAACGACTTCTTCGACAAGTACATCACCCCGGGCGACTTCGACGTCTCGCCCTACACCCTGCTCGGCACGCCGTTCCCCGCCAGCGGCTCCACCAACATCTACACCGTCAAGGGCGGCAACAACGACGCCCACGTCGGCAGCAAGAAGCTGGACGATCTGCTGAACGCGGCCAGCTCCAACGCCGATGACCCGGCCGGCGCGCTCAAGCAGACCAACCAGGCCGACGCCGAGGCATGGCAGCTTGCCGGCGTCCTGCCGCTCTACCAGCGTCCCGACATCGCGGCGATCAAGAAGAACCTCGTCAACATGGGCGCCCTCGGCATGACCGACGTGGTCTACGAGCACATCGGCTTCACCAAGTAG
- a CDS encoding ABC transporter ATP-binding protein, with amino-acid sequence MTETRPSQPTEALDTAQPVLDVSDLTVSFPSEAGEVRAVRGVSYAVRPGEVLGIVGESGSGKSVSSMAVLGLLPDTAQVTGSVKLAGRELLGLGDAALSKIRGKDIGMVFQDPLSALTPVYSVGDQIIEALQVHQSLDKKVARKRAIDLLDVVGIPDSKRRVDAFPHEFSGGMRQRAMIAMAIANDPKVIIADEPTTALDVTIQAQVLDVLKTAQEVTGAAIVMITHDLGVIAGFADRVQVMYAGKPVEAGPVDEVYYGPRMPYTIGLLGSIPRLDEARAEGTERRALTPIDGNPPKMVALPPGCPFAPRCPIAVDQCRTTEPELTVAEGAQHPTACHRAHEIGAGLDRDAVFPVPVLPESAPIERLPREERPTVLALDGLVKHFPLTKGAVIKRTVGTVRAVDGISLDIREGETLGLVGESGCGKTTTLLEILDLPSGQAGTVTVFGKDIRGLSRADRKGLRRDMQIVFQDPMAALDARMPVGDILAEPMKTHGWDKARIAARIPELLDMVGLEAEHADRYPQEFSGGQRQRISIARALALEPRLVILDEPVSALDVSIQAGVLNLLDELKTRLGLSYLFVAHDLSVVRHIADRIAVMYLGRIVELGAADDVFAAPSHPYTQALLSAVPLPDPRKERERTRILLSGDLPSPADVPSGCRFAGRCPKYAGLTDSEQARCRDEDPATSVLAPDHAAACHYARPLDVVPPAAD; translated from the coding sequence GTGACCGAGACCAGGCCGTCCCAGCCCACCGAGGCCCTCGACACGGCGCAGCCCGTCCTCGACGTCAGCGACCTGACCGTCTCCTTCCCGAGCGAAGCCGGTGAGGTGCGGGCCGTACGCGGCGTCTCCTACGCCGTGCGGCCCGGCGAGGTGCTCGGCATCGTCGGCGAGTCCGGCTCCGGCAAGTCCGTCTCCTCCATGGCCGTACTCGGCCTGCTGCCCGATACCGCCCAGGTCACCGGCTCCGTCAAGCTCGCCGGACGCGAACTGCTCGGCCTCGGCGACGCCGCGCTGTCGAAGATCCGCGGCAAGGACATCGGCATGGTCTTCCAGGACCCGCTGTCCGCGCTGACCCCCGTCTACTCCGTCGGCGACCAGATCATCGAGGCCCTCCAGGTCCACCAGTCGCTCGACAAGAAGGTCGCCCGCAAACGGGCCATCGACCTGCTCGACGTGGTCGGCATCCCGGACTCCAAGCGCCGGGTGGACGCGTTCCCCCACGAGTTCTCCGGCGGGATGCGCCAGCGCGCGATGATCGCCATGGCCATCGCCAACGACCCCAAGGTCATCATCGCCGACGAGCCCACCACGGCCCTCGACGTGACCATCCAGGCCCAGGTCCTGGACGTCCTCAAGACCGCCCAGGAGGTCACCGGCGCCGCCATCGTCATGATCACCCATGACCTCGGAGTGATCGCCGGCTTCGCCGACCGGGTGCAGGTCATGTACGCCGGCAAGCCGGTCGAGGCCGGCCCGGTGGACGAGGTCTACTACGGGCCGCGGATGCCGTACACCATCGGTCTCCTCGGCTCGATCCCGCGGCTGGACGAGGCGCGGGCGGAGGGCACCGAGCGCCGCGCCCTGACCCCCATCGACGGCAACCCGCCCAAGATGGTCGCCCTGCCCCCCGGCTGTCCCTTCGCCCCCCGCTGCCCCATCGCCGTCGACCAGTGCCGCACCACGGAACCGGAACTGACGGTCGCCGAGGGCGCCCAGCACCCCACCGCCTGCCACCGCGCGCACGAGATCGGCGCCGGTCTCGACCGCGACGCCGTCTTCCCCGTGCCGGTCCTGCCGGAATCCGCGCCGATCGAGCGGCTGCCGCGCGAGGAGCGCCCCACGGTGCTCGCGCTCGACGGACTCGTCAAGCACTTCCCGCTCACCAAGGGCGCGGTCATCAAGCGCACCGTCGGCACCGTGCGCGCCGTGGACGGCATCAGCCTGGACATCCGCGAGGGCGAGACGCTGGGCCTGGTCGGCGAGTCCGGCTGCGGCAAGACCACCACCCTGCTGGAGATCCTCGACCTGCCCAGCGGCCAGGCCGGCACCGTCACCGTCTTCGGCAAGGACATCCGCGGCCTCAGCAGGGCGGACCGCAAGGGGCTCCGCCGCGACATGCAGATCGTCTTCCAGGACCCCATGGCGGCGCTCGACGCCCGGATGCCGGTCGGCGACATCCTCGCCGAACCGATGAAGACCCACGGCTGGGACAAGGCCCGTATCGCCGCCCGCATCCCCGAACTCCTCGACATGGTCGGCCTGGAGGCCGAGCACGCCGACCGCTACCCGCAGGAGTTCTCCGGCGGCCAGCGCCAGCGCATCTCCATCGCCCGCGCCCTCGCCCTGGAGCCCCGGCTCGTCATCCTCGACGAGCCGGTGTCCGCCCTGGACGTGTCCATCCAGGCGGGTGTGCTCAATCTCCTCGACGAGCTGAAGACCCGTCTCGGCCTCAGCTACCTCTTCGTCGCCCACGACCTGTCCGTCGTACGGCACATCGCCGACCGCATCGCGGTCATGTACCTCGGCCGGATCGTGGAACTCGGCGCGGCCGACGACGTGTTCGCCGCGCCCTCCCATCCGTACACCCAGGCGCTGCTGTCCGCGGTTCCGCTGCCCGACCCGCGGAAGGAGCGGGAGCGCACCCGGATCCTGCTCAGCGGCGATCTGCCCAGCCCGGCGGACGTGCCGTCCGGCTGCCGGTTCGCGGGCCGCTGCCCGAAGTACGCCGGACTCACCGACAGCGAGCAGGCGCGCTGCCGGGACGAGGACCCCGCGACGTCCGTCCTCGCCCCCGACCACGCGGCGGCCTGCCACTACGCGAGGCCGCTCGACGTCGTCCCGCCCGCAGCGGACTGA
- a CDS encoding ABC transporter permease, producing the protein MSVQLPPATEPAPGPVPPGETPGRSAKARTSRLRLTVRRFARNRLALFGLFLLVLLFLGAYGGPFLTKWDYQQHDFMNFLSSPSGDHWWGTTQGGVDLFALTMRGLQKSLIIGLLVGVISTFLAATVGAFAAYFGGWTDRVLMWLVDLLLVMPSFLIIAVLSPAFRGATWLVFVILLGAFSWMITGRVVRSMTFTLKDREFVKAAKYMGVPAPVIIFRHILPSMASMLIIDTVIQVGAAVIGESGLSYFGFGVQAPDVSLGTVIADNTTNASTYPWLFFFPAGCLVLIGVSISFIGDGLRDALDPNASGAKARSPRKKKQPKQRAAAALPAQATASGTRPTEPGTPAGSQGAAS; encoded by the coding sequence ATGAGCGTCCAGCTGCCCCCCGCCACCGAACCGGCCCCCGGCCCCGTCCCACCCGGTGAAACCCCCGGCCGTTCCGCCAAGGCCCGTACCTCACGGCTGCGGCTGACGGTCCGCCGCTTCGCCCGTAACCGACTGGCGTTGTTCGGCCTGTTCCTTCTCGTCCTGCTGTTCCTCGGCGCCTACGGCGGCCCGTTCCTCACCAAGTGGGACTACCAGCAGCACGACTTCATGAACTTCCTCTCCAGCCCCTCCGGCGACCACTGGTGGGGCACCACCCAAGGTGGCGTCGACCTCTTCGCGCTCACCATGCGCGGCCTGCAGAAGTCGCTGATCATCGGCCTCCTCGTCGGTGTCATCTCCACCTTCCTGGCCGCCACCGTCGGGGCCTTCGCCGCGTACTTCGGCGGCTGGACCGACCGGGTGCTGATGTGGCTGGTCGACCTGCTGCTGGTGATGCCCTCGTTCCTGATCATCGCCGTGCTGTCGCCCGCCTTCCGCGGCGCCACCTGGCTGGTCTTCGTCATTCTGCTCGGTGCCTTCAGCTGGATGATCACCGGCCGGGTCGTACGCTCCATGACCTTCACGCTCAAGGACCGCGAGTTCGTCAAGGCCGCCAAGTACATGGGCGTCCCCGCGCCCGTCATCATCTTCCGGCACATCCTGCCGAGCATGGCCTCGATGCTGATCATCGACACCGTCATCCAGGTCGGCGCGGCGGTCATCGGCGAGAGCGGCCTGTCGTACTTCGGATTCGGTGTGCAGGCACCCGACGTCTCCCTCGGCACGGTCATCGCCGACAACACCACCAACGCCTCCACCTACCCGTGGCTGTTCTTCTTCCCGGCCGGCTGCCTGGTGCTGATCGGCGTCTCCATCTCCTTCATCGGCGACGGCCTGCGCGACGCCCTCGACCCCAACGCGTCCGGCGCCAAGGCACGTTCGCCCCGCAAGAAGAAGCAGCCGAAGCAGCGGGCCGCGGCCGCGCTTCCGGCCCAGGCGACGGCCTCCGGCACCCGGCCCACCGAGCCCGGCACCCCCGCCGGCAGCCAGGGCGCCGCCTCATGA
- a CDS encoding ABC transporter permease, which yields MGRYLVRRLANYLVLVVVAASLTYFLAGLSLNPRAKFEGRNPPLPASSITKTLDEYNMNPDTPILTRFGHWAEGVVHGDLGKTIEGDDVNDDFGRRVGVSTRLLLIATLVGSAGGVALGALGAIRQYRLFDRVTTLASFFVLAMPVFVIGVALKIGATALNDGTQTIKVLGEYDAQYAGQWNFDALVNRAQHMLLPALTLIILQVALYSRYQRSTMLDVLGSDFLRTARAKGLRRRKALVKHGLRTAILPVVPLLVYNIVLLFTGATFTEKTFGWHGMGELLVDSINKQDVNSVATVGLFSAVLVLIAGVLSDLLYAALDPRVRVR from the coding sequence ATGGGCCGCTATTTGGTGCGCAGGCTGGCGAACTACTTGGTCCTGGTGGTCGTCGCCGCGTCCCTCACCTATTTTCTCGCCGGGCTCAGTCTCAACCCCCGAGCCAAGTTCGAGGGCCGGAATCCGCCGTTGCCCGCGTCGTCGATCACCAAGACGCTCGACGAATACAACATGAACCCGGACACGCCGATCCTGACCCGGTTCGGACACTGGGCGGAGGGCGTCGTGCACGGCGACCTCGGCAAGACCATCGAAGGCGACGACGTCAACGACGACTTCGGCCGCCGGGTGGGCGTCTCCACCCGGCTGCTGCTGATCGCCACCCTCGTCGGCTCCGCCGGCGGTGTCGCGCTCGGCGCGCTGGGAGCCATTCGGCAGTACCGCCTCTTCGACCGGGTCACCACCCTCGCCTCGTTCTTCGTGCTGGCGATGCCGGTCTTCGTCATCGGTGTCGCGCTGAAGATCGGCGCCACCGCGCTGAACGACGGAACGCAGACCATCAAGGTGCTCGGCGAGTACGACGCGCAGTACGCGGGACAGTGGAACTTCGACGCCCTCGTCAACCGCGCCCAGCACATGCTGCTCCCGGCGCTGACCCTGATCATCCTCCAGGTCGCGCTCTACAGCCGCTACCAGCGCTCCACCATGCTCGACGTGCTCGGCAGCGACTTCCTGCGCACCGCCAGGGCCAAGGGGCTGCGCCGGCGAAAGGCGCTGGTCAAACACGGACTGCGGACGGCGATCCTGCCCGTCGTGCCGCTGCTGGTCTACAACATCGTGCTGCTCTTCACCGGGGCGACCTTCACCGAGAAGACCTTCGGCTGGCACGGCATGGGCGAACTCCTCGTCGACTCGATCAACAAGCAGGACGTCAACTCCGTCGCCACCGTCGGGCTGTTCTCGGCCGTCCTGGTCCTGATCGCCGGCGTGCTGTCCGATTTGTTGTACGCGGCGCTCGATCCGCGCGTACGGGTCCGCTGA